GGATGTGACGCCGCTCTCCCTGGGCGTGGAGACCCTGGGCGGCGTGATGACGGTGCTCATCCCGCGCAACACCACCATCCCGGTGCGGAAGACGGAGGTCTTCACCACAGCCGAGGACAACCAGACGGCGGTGGACATCCATGTGCTGCAGGGCGAGCGGCCAATGGCGGCCGACAACAAGAGCCTGGGCCGCTTCCGCCTGGAAGGCATCCCGCCCGCGCCGCGCGGCGTGCCGCAAATCGAGGTCACCTTTGACATCGACGCCAACGGCATCCTGCATGTGACCGCCCGCGACAAGGCCACGGGCAAGGAGCAGAAGGTGACCATCACGGCGACGACCAACCTGACCGAGGAAGACATCGAGCGCATGGTGCGCGAGGCCAAGGAACACGAGGCCGAAGACCGCCAGCGCAAGGAGTTGGCCGAGGCGCGCAACCAGGCCGACACCTTAGCCTACCAGACCGAGAAGACCCTGCGCGAGTTGGGCGACAAGGTGCCCCAGGCCGAGCGCGAGCGCATCACCGCCAAGGTGAAGGAACTGCGTGAGGCCATGCAGGGCGAGGACCTGGAGCGCATCAAGCGGCTCAACGACGAGGTGCAGCAGATGTGGCACGCGCTGAGCCAGCAACTCTACGCGGCGCAGCAGCAAAGCGGCACGCCTTCGGCCGAGACCGGCTCCGACGGCAGCAGGAGCACCGAAGGCGAGAAGCCCGGTGAAGGCGAAGTGGTGGACGGCGAGTTCCGCGAAGCGTAACCTCACCTCCTGCAATCACCGGAACCCCTGACAGGGTGTGTGACCTGTCAGGGGTTCTTTGTATCGCCAAGACGCCAGGGGCGCGAGGGGTGGTCGAGCGTCGTGAGTCGTGGCATCGTTCTCCTCACACTTCGCACTTCGCACCTAACATTTAGAACACCCCCACGTCATCCGCTGTCTATTCACGGCGTCACGCCCAGGAAGTGCAGGGCGTAGCGGGCGTCCTGGTAGGTGGGGTTGGCCTCCAGGGCCGCCCGAAACGCCTCGATGGCGCCCTGGCGATCGCCCAGGCGGTAGAGGGACCAGCCGCGCCAGAGGTGCGCCTCCTCGGAGTTCTTGGTGATGCGCAAGGCGTAATCGGCCAGGGCCAACAGGTCCTCAAAGCGCCCGGTGTGAAAGTAGGCGATAAAGGGGCCGAACTGGTAGCGCAGGAATCGCTGGGGCAAACCGATCTGGCGGGCGCGGTCGTAGGCCTGAGCCGCTTTGGCGTAACGCTCGAAGTACACCAGATTGGTGCCCAGGTTGAACCAGGCGAAAGCATCGTCGGGATGGGCCTCCACGGCACGGCGGGCCTGTTCCAGCGCCCGCTGGCGGTTAAGGTCGCGGTCGGCGTCAGGGCCTAAAATCGCCTGCACCGTGACCTCCCAGTCCGGCGGATAGATGTAGAGGTACACATGGTTGAACGCCTCCCAGTTGCGGGCCAGGGTGGTGTAAGGCACCCGCCGGTTCGGGCCGTAGAAGGAATCCTGGGCGATGTAAACGCCTTCCCCGTCGTCGTAGCCCGTGAGCAGCAGATAGTGCCCGGCCCAGCGGTCATCGTTGCGCCAGTAGGCCTGTTCGAGCGTCATGCCCTCTTCGATCATGATAGGCATCCCGGCAGCTAGGAAGCCCTTCAGGCGCTCCAGGTTGCCGCCCACCCGGAAGTCGGCGTTGAGCCACCCGGCGCGGGTGCGCACGAAGAAAATCAACTCGTCCACATTCACATTGCGGTCACTGCGCTTGGGTTTGACCAGATCGGAGATGTCGTACTGGTCGCCCTGCCAGCCCCACCAGCGCAGGTAGAGGGCCAAGGTGGCCGGGCCACAATTGTTCCAGTCTTGCTTTTCCCAGCGCGGGGGCTTCAGGGTCACGGCAGGGGGCAACGGGGTGGGAGGCGGGGACGAGGTGGGCGAAGCCCCGGGGGTGGGCGTGGAGGTTGGGGGAGGAGGCGTGGTTTCCGGGGTCTGGCTGGGCGTGGCCCAGGGAACGAGGGAAGCCTTTGGGGTCGGCACCGCGCCCACAGGATGCAGTTCCATCCTCAAGGCGGTCCAGGCCGCGTCCAACCGCCAACCCAAACGCCGCTGGACCCCGGGGAGTTGATACAGCCCCCAAAGCAGGAGCACTCCCGTGAGGAGTCCACCGATCAAGGCGAAAAGTTTGTATGGCCAACGCATGGCGCAGATTGTATCACGGTGGAGGAATTGGGTTATAATGCGGGGCATGACGAAAAAGGGCAAGTATTATCTTTGGACTATTGGTTGTCAGATGAATGTGGCCGACTCGCGGCGGGTGGCCTCGGCGCTGGAGGGGCTGGGCTACGCCCCGGTCAAGCGGCCCGAAGAGGCCGATGTGGTGGTGCTCAATACCTGCGTGGTGCGCCAGAGCGCCGAGGATCGGGTAGTGGGGCGGCTGATGTCGCTGCGCGCCTTGAAGGAGCGGCAGCCCCACATGGTGATCAACCTGATGGGGTGCTTTGTGGGCATCCGCGGGCAGGAGCGTCTGCGCCGGCGGTTCCCCTTTGTGGATGTGTTCTCGCCCCCTTCGGACCCCCGCCCGCTGCTGGAACACCTGACCCAGGACGAGGGCAAAGCGCTGGACGAAGCCGAGACCACCCAGCGCTTTGCCCTGATGGACGGCGAGTTGGTGCTGCCCCGGCAAGAACGGGGGAAGTTGGTAAGCGCCCATGTATCGGTGGTGCTGGGCTGCTCCCACGCCTGCACGTTCTGCATCATCCCCTACCGCCGGGGGCCGGAGCGCAGCCGCCCGATGGAGCAGGTGTTGGCCGAGGTGCGCTCCTTAGTAGCTCAGGGTGTTGAAGAGATCACCCTGCTGGGGCAGATTGTGGACCGCTACGGCAAGGACTTCCCCGAAGGGCGGCCCAACCTGGCCGATTTGCTGCGCCGGGTGCACGAGATTGAAGGGCTGGCCCGCATCCGGTTCCTCACCTCGCACCCCAACTGGATGACAGACGAACTGCTGGAGACGGTGGCCGAACTGCCCAGGGTGATGCCCCACATTGAGGTGCCGGTGCAGGCTGGGGACGACGAAGTGCTGCGCCGGATGCGGCGCGGTTACACCGCCGAGGACTACCGCCACCTGGTGAAGAAAATCCGCCGCATCATCCCTGATGTGGCGATTGCCACCGATGTGATCGTCGGCTTCCCCGGCGAGACCGAGGCGCAATTCCAACGCACCTACGACCTGCTGGCCGAGTTGAAACTGGATGTGGTGCACCTGGCCCGCTATTCGGAGCGGGCAGGCACCTTAGCGGCCCGCAAGATGCCCGACGATGTGCCCGCCGAGGAAAAGATGCGCCGCTTCCGGCTGATCGAGGAACTGCAAGAGGGCATCAGCGCCGAGATCAACGCTCGCTACTTAGGGGAGGTGGTGGAGGTGCTTTTCGAGGAGAAAGTCAAGGGCCGCTGGAAGGGCCGCACCCCCCAGAACAAACTGGTGTTTGTGGAAAGCGCCGAGGAGTTGCGCGGCCAAGTGCGCCCGGTGCGCATCACCTGGACCGGCCCCTGGTCTATGTTGGGCGAACTGGCCGACCGCCCGCCTATGGGGCTGGAGGCACTCAAACGCAAGGTGGAGGCGAACGCCCATCCCGGGCGACGGGCGTGAGT
This window of the Anaerolineae bacterium genome carries:
- a CDS encoding tetratricopeptide repeat protein, producing MRWPYKLFALIGGLLTGVLLLWGLYQLPGVQRRLGWRLDAAWTALRMELHPVGAVPTPKASLVPWATPSQTPETTPPPPTSTPTPGASPTSSPPPTPLPPAVTLKPPRWEKQDWNNCGPATLALYLRWWGWQGDQYDISDLVKPKRSDRNVNVDELIFFVRTRAGWLNADFRVGGNLERLKGFLAAGMPIMIEEGMTLEQAYWRNDDRWAGHYLLLTGYDDGEGVYIAQDSFYGPNRRVPYTTLARNWEAFNHVYLYIYPPDWEVTVQAILGPDADRDLNRQRALEQARRAVEAHPDDAFAWFNLGTNLVYFERYAKAAQAYDRARQIGLPQRFLRYQFGPFIAYFHTGRFEDLLALADYALRITKNSEEAHLWRGWSLYRLGDRQGAIEAFRAALEANPTYQDARYALHFLGVTP
- the miaB gene encoding tRNA (N6-isopentenyl adenosine(37)-C2)-methylthiotransferase MiaB; translated protein: MTKKGKYYLWTIGCQMNVADSRRVASALEGLGYAPVKRPEEADVVVLNTCVVRQSAEDRVVGRLMSLRALKERQPHMVINLMGCFVGIRGQERLRRRFPFVDVFSPPSDPRPLLEHLTQDEGKALDEAETTQRFALMDGELVLPRQERGKLVSAHVSVVLGCSHACTFCIIPYRRGPERSRPMEQVLAEVRSLVAQGVEEITLLGQIVDRYGKDFPEGRPNLADLLRRVHEIEGLARIRFLTSHPNWMTDELLETVAELPRVMPHIEVPVQAGDDEVLRRMRRGYTAEDYRHLVKKIRRIIPDVAIATDVIVGFPGETEAQFQRTYDLLAELKLDVVHLARYSERAGTLAARKMPDDVPAEEKMRRFRLIEELQEGISAEINARYLGEVVEVLFEEKVKGRWKGRTPQNKLVFVESAEELRGQVRPVRITWTGPWSMLGELADRPPMGLEALKRKVEANAHPGRRA